The stretch of DNA ATTAGATTTATTGTCACTGCGTAAACATGATCCTCTTTAGGACGAGGAACACAGTGGTGTTGGCATACAAACCAAACAATCCTTTTTCACTCTTAATCTGATCagagttgtttttgtcacatgcGTCCTGTTTCCCATTCGCCAGGCCCAAACTGCAAATGCGAACCCTGATTGCGTTCAGCAAACACGACCGTTTTTGTATCAGTTTACAAATATTAAGTTTCCAACCCTGAAACATTAACATGCGTTTAGTATAAATAGATGGTTGATTGCCCCGTTAGCATAAGCACCATGGATGTTTAATTACGCATCATATGCGCCTCAGTATTGCTGATTATGTCATCAGATAAAGCCAACCCTCATCTCTTAAGACCAAAGAGGGGTTAACAATTAACACATTTTGGGATGTGTgcagtataataataataataataataataataataataataataataataataataataataataataataataataataataataataataataataataataattagtgaattgaaacagaaaatgtaaaaatgtactaAAAAAAGATTAGAGACACATCTTCACTAAACACTTTCTGGGAAAGTTGTAGCCAAAATGTGGAGATGCTCAACATAGGACCATTACAGGACTGAAACATCAGTCAGACTTAGACTTAAtggtataaaaataatataaggTTGTAGAGTTATGAGGCATTTGTGTACAAACCTGCAGTTTTGtacataaacataaacttttGTAGAGCATTGCTTTTATCGTCTTTGATTTGAAATAATGCTAGGCTAAACAAGTATGTTGCTTGGTGTCCAACTTAAGTGTTATTGTATCTTGCAGGTCTTACAACTCACAGCTAtgattaactttattttacattgataTATGGTCTTGCTACGGCCATAACTGTGTGTTTGTACAGACATTACATTTCACAAAACACTGACAAGACATCTCTAGCAGAGTTTTTTGACATCCAATATGAAAATATCTACGCAGTGAAAGAGCCTATCGATTTAACATGGTCTCCTCTGGCATACAGTgttgtgctttgtttttctttttgaaacaaCACAACGTGCCTCCAGTAGCTCATGTATCGTGTAAATTTTAATGATGAGCTGGCATGGCCAAAAATTTCCATCGTCATTTTTTTGGTCCCAGTCCAGCCCTGGTCACACCCCCCatgaaacacataaatatgACCTGCAGTCGTTCCTCAGCTAGTTGACCTCATtgtctgctgctgtttccaCTGAGACCTTCCTGGCTGACTGACAAGATGAAGACTCTCTTCATTTTAGTGGCTCTGCTCTATTTCTGTGCTGGCAGCTTTGGTAAGAATTGTATATTAAGTTCGGGTGttagtatttgttttaatgttaatactaattaatatatttttttttccaggatgtGACTCAGGACTTCGGTTGAATTGGGACTTTCCAGGTTCAGACATCAAAATCCTTTTCTCTCCGGATGCTGAACACTGTCAGTTCCTCTGCACTCAGGAGGCGCCTTGTCTCTTTTGGGCGTTTATTGGTCCTGACTGCTTGGTTGACGACAGGTACGCAACCACCAAcagaaatgaacatgttttcctTGGTTCACTGCTGAAAAACTCTGCAAAGAGAAGCcacactttttcttcttttttttttacacctgtGGCAGATTTCGacttcaaatgatttcattCCATGTTTTATATGCTATGAGATACATATTTTGAAAAGTGtaataaaacaagataaaaggagcatgttttttttgttttgtttttttagaaaaaaacatgtgaataacaatataaataaataaaataaatctaaaaatcttCAATGACTTTAAACGTTCCTGACAAGCGTTTTGCATACAGtatgcagctgatccagaatgctgctgctcgcgttctcactaaaaccaggaagatagagcacataacaccagttttaaagtccctccactggctccctgtagctcaaagaatagactttaaaatactgttgttagtttataaatcactgaacggcttagcaccacaatacattaaagatctgctgttgttgtatcaaccttccagacctctcaggtcttccggttctggttctgctctgcatccccagaactagaaccaaacgaggagaagcagctttcagcatctatgcaccacaaatttggaacaaacttccagaaaactgtaaaacagctgaaacactgacttcttttaaatctagactaaaaacccacctgcttaggattgtatttgaaacgtaatcaattacaaatttattgatggaacttgacttaatgtcgtgttttgattgttgattctatgttgcattgtgtttctgtgtttgatatgatgtaaagcactttgaaatgccttgctgctgaaatgtgctatacaaataaaatttgattgattgacatTTCCCTTAGTATTTTCAGGGTTAAGTTCAAAGCTACTGAAGTTTGAAAAGCTACAGAAGGAATATGTTTGGGAAATTAAAAGATGAATTCAAATCTAAatccaacaaaaacatcaactgtTGTCGGTTAAACTGTATACatgtaatttattatttcaagaaataaattgtatttagtCGGCATGGCCAAAAACTTCCAGAGTCATTTTTTGGTCCCACTCCAAAAAATGACTGGGACCGTTTGTCTGTTTTAGAAATGTCTAGCTGTAATGCAGACTGTGGTGTTTGGGTTGTAAACAGATTGAAAAAGATTGCACTTGATGGAACTGAGCTCATtgacctcacttcctgtcttctcGCCAGACACTACCAGTGCTTCCTTAAGGCCACCTCCTCAGGAAAACCGGAAAAACAGAATCCCAAGCAGGGCACCACTGCCGGTTATTCTCTAAAGTCCTGCAGTCCACTACCGAGTAAGCACACAGCCATTTATAACATTTGAAATGTACTGGTAATTAAGCAGTAACGCTTTTCACTGTTGTTCACTTCCTGGTAGCGCCGTCACTGTGCAAAGTTTATGAGAATGTGGACTTCCCCGGAGCGGACTACAGAACCTTCTTCACAGTGGATTACAAGGCGTGTCAGAAAGCCTGCACTGACGATCCTTTCTGCCAGTTCTTCACTTTCCTCAATGGGAAGTTTAGCAACACAAATGCCCGGTAAGTTAGcagaagttaaaataatattttctgctttgactGTAGACATTCTGCAAGTCTGACAAACCTATTTGTGCTTAGGTACAAGTGCCACCTTAAATACAGCTGGTCAGTACCAAGAACCCCCGCTGTCAGAGCTCTTGCTGACAGAACATCTGGATTTTCTCGTAAATTTCAAATAATTCCATCCTCTCAAACAGGTAATCAAACCCTCTCTAACAAGGTCAAAATAATATCAGGATGCCATCCGTCAGCCTTCTAATTGTACTGTTTGTATCCTGCAGTGTGTCAGCACACACTTTTTCCAAACACTGACTTTCCTGGTTACGACATCGAGGTTCACCAAGCCGGCTCTCCTGAACTGTGTCAGGTGTTGTGCTCCGCTCACCCACTGTGCACTTACTTCTCTTTTGTCAGGTAAACAATGTTGGTTTTACTTTCCATCAGAGACCACGGACAGTAACATGAGAAAATTTTGAGGactttaacagaaagagaaatctgtatgttttgttttcccctagcaatgaatttaaatgttatctGAAGAACAATCCAAATCAAATGGTCCCCAAAGATGCCAGTGGTATCACATCTGGGCTGCCATCCCGATCCTGTCCGCTGCGTAACGGTATGTTACGCAATGCaaaactagctttagcatttaGAGGACAGTCATGTtggagaaacacacacagtctcTGTCGGATGGTCCTGTTGGCTTTAAAAATTTATTCCATTTCTGCAAACTTCCTGTTCCAGAGACGAATCCATTCTCACCAAGTCACGTTACAACGTATGTAGGAGTGGATTTCCCATACTCTGACATTCGCTTTTTCCCACTGAACAACGTTGAGTCGTGTGAGAACGCCTGCACCTCGGAACCCAGCTGCCAGTTCTACAGCTACATTACCTCAAGGTTCAACAACacactcaaatattttaataaaactcaatCTTAGCTATTA from Xiphophorus maculatus strain JP 163 A chromosome 13, X_maculatus-5.0-male, whole genome shotgun sequence encodes:
- the LOC111610402 gene encoding plasma kallikrein-like: MKTLFILVALLYFCAGSFGCDSGLRLNWDFPGSDIKILFSPDAEHCQFLCTQEAPCLFWAFIGPDCLVDDRHYQCFLKATSSGKPEKQNPKQGTTAGYSLKSCSPLPTPSLCKVYENVDFPGADYRTFFTVDYKACQKACTDDPFCQFFTFLNGKFSNTNARYKCHLKYSWSVPRTPAVRALADRTSGFSRKFQIIPSSQTVCQHTLFPNTDFPGYDIEVHQAGSPELCQVLCSAHPLCTYFSFVSNEFKCYLKNNPNQMVPKDASGITSGLPSRSCPLRNETNPFSPSHVTTYVGVDFPYSDIRFFPLNNVESCENACTSEPSCQFYSYITSSRVCYLKRVITMPAPPRVTNLADVVSGFTLRNCFL